A window of the Echeneis naucrates chromosome 3, fEcheNa1.1, whole genome shotgun sequence genome harbors these coding sequences:
- the LOC115041274 gene encoding xaa-Pro dipeptidase-like, with protein MATAPQPVFWLGNDTLRVSAALFAENRRRLCTELKATDGLVLKSVVVLQGGEQRQRYCTDTDLLFRQESFFHWTFGVTEADCYGAIDVDSGKSILFVPKLPESYATWMGEIFSKEHFKAKYAVDEVQYACDIADVLSNMRPAVLLTLRGQNTDSGSICREASFEGISRFQVNNTLLHPVIVECRLIKTDMELEVLRYTNRISSEAHKMVMKHVKPGQTEYEMESLFQHYCYSKGGMRHTSYTCICGTGHNSSVLHYGHAGAPNDKLIMDGDMCLFDMGGEYYCYSSDITCSFPANGKFTSDQRAIYEAVFKSSRAVMAAIKPGVKWTDMHRLADRVHLEELVKIGILNGRVEDMVKVHIGAVFMPHGLGHLLGIDVHDVGGYPEGVKRIDEPGLKSLRMGRLVQERMVLTVEPGIYFINHLLDQALANPAQSCFINKDVLTRFRGFGGVRIEDDIAVTADGIELLTCVPRTVEEIEAFMADSGKTFSPVVSSEKF; from the exons ATGGCCACAGCACCGCA ACCTGTCTTCTGGCTGGGTAATGACACCCTGAGGGTGTCTGCTGCCCTTTTTGCAGAGAACCGTCGAAGACTGTGCACGGAGCTGAAAGCCACAGATGGACTGGTGCTAAAGTCAGTGGTGGTGCTgcagggaggagagcagaggcagaggtACTGCACCGACACAGACCTCCTTTTCAGACAG GAGTCTTTCTTCCACTGGACTTTTGGAGTAACTGAGGCTGACTGTTATGGAGCCATTGATGTGGACTCTGGGAAATCCATCCTTTTTGTTCCCAAACTGCCTGAAAGCTATGCCACTTGGATGGGCGA GATCTTTTCTAAGGAGCACTTTAAGGCAAAGTATGCTGTTGATGAGGTGCAATACGCTTGTGAC ATTGCTGATGTCCTCTCCAACATGAGACCAGCAGTGCTCCTAACACTG cgaggacagaacacagacagCGGGAGCATCTGCCGCGAGGCCTCCTTTGAAGGAATTAGTCG cTTCCAAGTAAACAACACCCTTCTGCACCCAGTCATTGTGGAATG CCGCCTGATTAAGACTGACATGGAGCTGGAGGTCCTGCGCTACACCAACAGGATTTCCAGTGAGGCTCACAAAATG GTCATGAAGCATGTGAAACCTGGACAGACTGAGTATGAAATGGAGAG CCTGTTCCAACACTACTGCTACTCTAAAGGAGGGATGCGCCACACCTCATATACCTGCATCTGTGGAAC AGGCCATAATTCGTCTGTCCTCCACTATGGCCATGCTGGGGCTCCCAATGACAAACTGATTATGGATGGAGACATGTG TCTGTTTGACATGGGTGGGGAGTACTACTGCTACTCATCCGACATCACCTGCTCCTTCCCAGCCAACGGCAAATTCACCTCAGACCAAAGGGCCATTTACGAGGCTGTGTTCAAGTCCTCCCGAGCCGTCATGGCTGCCATCAAACCAG GTGTGAAGTGGACTGACATGCACCGTCTAGCTGACCGGGTTCACCTGGAGGAGCTGGTGAAGATTGGCATTCTGAACGGCAGAGTGGAGGACATGGTGAAGGTCCACATCGGTGCCGTCTTCATGCCCCATGGCCTTGGACACCTGCTGGGCATCGATGTGCACGATGTGGGAGGTTACCCTGAG GGGGTAAAGCGCATCGATGAGCCTGGACTCAAGAGTCTTAGGATGGGCCGCCTGGTGCAGGAGAGGATGGTCCTCACCGTGGAGCCTGGTATCTACTTCATCAACCACTTGCTGGATCAGGCCTTGGCCAATCCTGCTCAGAGCTGCTTCATCAACAAAGACGTGCTGACTCGTTTCCGTGGCTTTGGAGGG GTTCGTATTGAAGATGACATAGCAGTGACAGCTGATGGCATCGAGCTGTTGACCTGCGTCCCTCGCACCGTGGAGGAGATCGAGGCTTTCATGGCTGACAGTGGAAAAACCTTCAGCCCCGTGGTCAGCAGTGAGAAGTTTTGA